From Falco cherrug isolate bFalChe1 chromosome 4, bFalChe1.pri, whole genome shotgun sequence, one genomic window encodes:
- the CDHR4 gene encoding cadherin-related family member 4, producing MGMQGRLTFLLLLLLSLRAPGTFVRAAALPDLPRIVAVSEDAVPGTRVAEVTVSCSNASGSPNVTLHSIEPSHPFNPIAISTDPAAATTFHAEVTLRAGAELDAHRVNQYTLTLRAACPDEDEVEERLFVRVTMGQVLHCDTPFASAEGDMVQVPADVAPWMPLYAVMPQRLGGLMYRLRNHNTPLTLTRQGLVLAPASGFDPSKDTQTFRLEIEVMDRHGHNCSGAVKVEVLPSRHPRVTFLEQQRAVMVPAGIGPLEVVTQVYASGDNVRYTILSPTAPTLFTIDEVTGEIRSTGQLEVAHARLLIQAYNVLHPADHATTVLNVTVQGTDRWAPSCIPAIFVSQVLETVSPGSTLVTLRCTDSTSTEGHLHYALEGPPSSRSHFHLEGPQLQVNTTLDYDSEATAAVGFQFTATIVVTAGGRPPRSTRVPVLVTVTPVNEFTPACPNGTTFTVPETAAFGRVVGHVVGTDRDYPPDSLEYSLDGGPSPAQPFSIDTRTGEIRVVGPLDSQQHKSYRLTVRLTDTHNDLDPAKRRSCLCNVVVHLQAVPDQVPVCTPEVQELRITAGSGDRQPVTRLACQVSPDSAALTYTIAGGNEDGRFRLETNTVFYLPNDPAELRTFVLLVEVWGSPGGPRHSTVVALVVHVTPRSTPVPPSTTTQHKILWKEPLVVTRLEAVWHPPVWFVAVLTVSGALLLAILGCIARSLLCSNRDPGKLLLGKSSGDVAEQKGDEEEQGCPHAGSLGQFDGRAQDPRTGRDYLFNSMTGARRWI from the exons ATGGGCATGCAGGGACgcctcaccttcctcctccttctcctcctcagcCTCCGTGCCCCAG GGACTTTCGTCAGAGCAGCAG CTCTGCCTGACCTGCCACGCATAGTGGCCGTGAGTGAGGACGCAGTGCCAGGCACCCGCGTGGCTGAGGTGACCGTGTCCTGCAGTAATGCAAGCGGCAGCCCCAATGTCACCTTGCACAGCATCGAGCCCAGCCACCCCTTCAACCCCATTGCCATCAGCACTGACCCTGCGGCCGCCACCACATTTCATGCAGAG GTGACACTGCGTGCTGGTGCAGAGCTTGATGCCCACCGAGTGAACCAGTACACCCTGACCCTGCGAGCTGCTTGTCCTGATGAGGATGAGGTGGAAGAGCGGCTCTTTGTCCGGGTGACGATGGGGCAGGTGCTGCACTGTGACACTCCCTTTGCCAGTGCAG AGGGAGACATGGTGCAGGTGCCGGCAGATGTGGCACCCTGGATGCCCCTGTATGCGGTGATGCCACAGCGACTTGGTGGGCTGATG TACAGGCTCCGAAACCACAACACACCACTCACACTCACCCGCCAGGGCCTGGTGCTTGCACCTGCCAGTGGCTTTGATCCCAGCAAGGACACCCAG ACTTTCAGGCTGGAGATTGAGGTAATGGACCGGCATGGGCACAACTGCAGCGGGGCAGTGAAGGTGGAGGTGCTGCCATCACGCCATCCCCGTGTCACTTTCCT CGAGCAGCAGCGAGCTGTGATGGTGCCAGCAGGCATTGGCCCCTTGGAGGTGGTCACGCAGGTCTATGCCAGTGGTGATAATGTCCGTTACACCATCCTTTCTCCCACGGCACCCACACTCTTCACCATTGATGAGG TGACGGGTGAGATCCGTAGCACCGGCCAGCTGGAGGTGGCCCATGCACGCCTCCTCATCCAGGCTTACAATGTGCTGCACCCCGCCGACCACGCCACCACCGTGCTCAATGTCACTGTGCAGGGGACGGACCGGTGGGCACCAAGCTGCATCCCAGCCATCTTTGT GTCCCAGGTGCTCGAGACGGTGTCCCCTGGCAGCACTCTGGTGACACTAAGGTGCACCGACTCCACCAGCACCGAAGGGCATTTGCACTATGCCCTGGAGGGGCCCCCCTCCTCCCGCTCCCACTTCCACCTGGAGGGGCCACAGCTGCAG GTCAACACCACCCTGGACTACGACTCAGAGGCCACAGCCGCTGTGGGCTTTCAGTTCACAGCCACCATCGTGGTGACAGCGGGAGGGCGGCCCCCACGGAGCA CCCGCGTGCCCGTGCTTGTGACGGTGACGCCCGTCAACGAATTCACACCGGCGTGCCCCAACGGTACCACCTTCACCGTGCCAGAGACAGCAGCTTTCGGTCGTGTTGTGGGGCACGTGGTTGGCACTGACCGCGACTACCCACCAGACAGCCTTGAGTACAGCCTGGAtgggggtcccagccctgcGCAGCCCTTCTCCATTGACACACGCACCG GTGAGATCCGCGTGGTGGGACCCCTCGACTCCCAGCAGCACAAGAGCTACAGGCTGACAGTGCGGCTGACAGACACCCACAATGACCTGGACCCAGCAAAGCGGCGGAGCTGCCTGTGCAACGTGGTTGTGCACCTGCAG GCTGTGCCAGACCAGGTGCCAGTGTGCACCCCTGAGGTGCAGGAGCTGCGAATCACAGCCGGGTCCGGGGACCGCCAGCCTGTCACCCGCCTGGCGTGCCAGGTCAGCCCTGACAGCGCGGCGCTGACGTACACCATTGCTGGAG GCAATGAGGATGGGCGCTTTCGGCTAGAGACAAACACAGTCTTCTACCTCCCCAATGACCCAGCTGAGCTGCGCACCTTTGTGCTGCTTGTGGAGGtgtggggcagccctggtggTCCCCGCCACAGCACTGTGGTGGCACTGGTGGTGCACGTCACACCCCGGAGcaccccagtgccacccagcaccaccacccaGCACAAG aTTCTGTGGAAGGAGCCACTGGTTGTCACACGGCTGGAGGCAGTGTGGCACCCACCAGTCTGGTTTGTGGCTGTGCTGACGGTCTCTggtgccctgctgctggccatcctgggctgcattgcCCGGAGCCTGCTGTGCAG caACCGAGACCCTGGCAAGCTGCTCCTGGGCAAGAG ctctggtgatgtagcagagcagaagggggatgaggaggagcagggctgcccccATGCCGGCAGCTTG GGGCAGTTCGATGGCCGTGCCCAGGACCCAC GCACTGGCAGGGACTACCTCTTCAACAGCATGACTGGGGCACGGCGCTGGATCTGA
- the INKA1 gene encoding PAK4-inhibitor INKA1, translated as MHSARPDACPGQLGADRWCWQEVGATPRAHMHSTRQAPHQPGGVVGPAPRPPCPLRPGSAADSACSLEPGGEEEEGGSPAARSPPASERSLEFDSGYSEASGGTWREEEVPMRRRHPLPCQRAHRLSAGPAAPPPAPTRRARPKSTSDACLEQWRVLEPADTQDWTVALLSQSRNRQPLVLGDNCFADLVENWMDLPEVGAEPRRRTPAEPSRRLAKPPAFLLSLSGNVRRKLANMARPRGAEGARPGGREPTKRFSCPLGLGGQPKGACFHQSHSNIAQLATDFHRFTALMNSRSRQPIICNDVIGYI; from the exons atGCACAGCGCCCGCCCGGACGCCTGCCCGGGCCAGCTCGGCGCCGACCGG tggtgctggcaggaggtgggggcCACGCCACGGGCACATATGCACAGCACGCGGCAGGCGCCACACCAGCCCGGTGGGGTGGTGGGtccggccccccgccccccgtgCCCCCTGCGCCCGGGCTCGGCCGCGGACTCAGCCTGTAGCCTGGAGCCAGGGggcgaggaagaggaggggggcagcccggccgcccgctcccccccgGCCAGTGAGCGCAGCCTGGAGTTTGACTCGGGGTACTCGGAAGCGTCGGGGGGCACGTGGCGGGAGGAAGAGGTGCCCATGCGGCGCCGGCAcccgctgccctgccagcgGGCACACCGGCTCTCCgctggccccgctgccccgccACCTGCCCCCacccgccgcgcccgccccaAATCCACCTCAGACGCCTGCCTGGAGCAGTGGCGggtgctggagccagctgaCACGCAGGACTGGACTGTGGCGCTGCTGTCGCAGAGCCGGAACCGGCAGCCCCTGGTGCTGGGCGACAACTGCTTCGCCGACCTGGTGGAGAACTGGATGGACCTGCCCGAGGTGGGTGCCGAACCCCGGCGCCGAACCCCTGCCGAGCCCTCCCGCCGGCTGGCCAAGCCCCCCGCCTTCCTGCTCAGCCTCTCAGGCAACGTACGCCGCAAGCTGGCCAACAtggcccggccccggggggctgAGGGTGCCCGGCCAGGGGGACGCGAACCCACCAAGCGTTTCTCCTgccccctggggctgggggggcagcccAAGGGCGCCTGCTTTCACCAGTCCCACAGCAACATCGCCCAGCTGGCCACGGACTTCCACCGCTTCACCGCCCTCATGAACAGCCGCAGCCGCCAGCCCATCATCTGCAACGACGTTATCGGCTACATTTAG